In a genomic window of candidate division WOR-3 bacterium:
- a CDS encoding L-seryl-tRNA(Sec) selenium transferase has product MVKRSSAGLPTGHSNTGPLDHGATFRSLPSVDKLLESEELKPVLSHVHRRMAVRTIRVYLDELREKIHAGEGVAYDQTELERRLERERKPTLTRAINGLGVILHTGLGRAPLSKAAQEALADVSEHFSSLEIDLETGRRGSRYRHIEPLLCELTGAEAAMVVNNNCAATLLILSGLAKGREAIVSRGQLIEIGGAFRIPDVMQQSGCKMVEVGTTNRTHLRDYKNAITSETALLLRVHTSNYKITGFTKEVGLEELVGLAREAKVLVVDDLGSGALIDLSKYGLPKEPLVQESVKAGADVICFSGDKLISASQAGIIVGKKKYIDLLKKHPLTRAMRCGKLTYAVLERTLELFLDEERVVKEHALFQLLLKTPQQMQEEAETLVSQVQARLKDKAAVQVKPALSEIGGGSLATESLESRVVSVRPKTVHVDELARRMRLNRPPVFGRVEKGEYLLDFRTLRQDEIPIIAAALQSAFQH; this is encoded by the coding sequence GTGGTCAAGAGGTCAAGTGCGGGACTCCCGACCGGACACTCGAACACTGGACCACTAGATCACGGGGCCACTTTTCGGTCTCTGCCATCGGTAGACAAGCTGCTCGAGAGTGAGGAACTGAAGCCGGTTCTGTCTCACGTCCACCGTCGAATGGCGGTGCGTACGATACGGGTCTACCTGGATGAACTGCGGGAGAAGATTCACGCTGGCGAGGGCGTTGCCTACGACCAGACCGAACTAGAGCGGCGTCTTGAACGCGAGCGCAAGCCGACCCTGACTCGGGCGATCAACGGACTCGGCGTCATCCTGCATACCGGGCTGGGTCGCGCGCCGTTGTCCAAGGCCGCGCAGGAAGCGCTGGCCGACGTGAGCGAGCATTTCTCCAGCCTCGAAATCGACCTTGAGACTGGCAGGCGCGGCAGCCGCTATCGACACATCGAGCCGCTGCTCTGCGAGCTGACCGGGGCCGAGGCGGCGATGGTCGTCAACAACAACTGCGCCGCGACGCTGCTCATCCTCTCGGGGCTGGCCAAGGGCAGGGAGGCGATTGTCTCGCGGGGCCAGCTCATCGAAATCGGCGGAGCATTCCGCATCCCCGACGTGATGCAGCAGAGTGGATGCAAGATGGTAGAGGTAGGCACAACCAACCGTACCCACCTGCGTGACTACAAGAATGCCATCACGTCCGAGACGGCATTGCTGCTCCGGGTCCACACTTCCAACTACAAGATTACCGGGTTCACCAAGGAAGTGGGACTTGAAGAGCTGGTCGGGCTGGCGCGTGAGGCCAAGGTGCTGGTGGTGGATGACCTTGGTTCCGGCGCGCTCATAGACCTCTCGAAGTACGGCCTGCCCAAGGAACCGTTGGTGCAGGAGTCGGTCAAAGCCGGAGCCGATGTCATCTGCTTCTCCGGGGACAAGCTGATTTCCGCGTCGCAGGCAGGCATCATCGTCGGCAAGAAGAAGTACATCGACCTCTTGAAGAAACACCCGCTCACCCGTGCCATGCGCTGCGGCAAGCTGACCTACGCCGTGCTCGAACGGACCCTGGAGCTCTTCCTCGACGAAGAGCGAGTCGTCAAGGAGCACGCTCTGTTCCAGCTCCTGCTCAAGACTCCCCAGCAGATGCAGGAAGAGGCAGAGACGCTTGTGAGTCAGGTGCAGGCCAGGCTCAAGGACAAGGCCGCAGTCCAGGTGAAGCCCGCGCTATCCGAAATCGGCGGTGGGTCGCTCGCCACCGAGAGCCTCGAATCACGCGTGGTTTCGGTTCGGCCAAAGACCGTGCACGTGGACGAGCTTGCCCGCCGGATGCGCCTCAATCGCCCACCGGTATTCGGCCGGGTCGAGAAGGGCGAATACCTGCTCGATTTCCGGACCCTCCGCCAGGATGAGATTCCCATCATCGCCGCCGCCCTCCAGTCCGCATTCCAGCACTAG
- a CDS encoding protein arginine kinase, protein MSPGGSVGKWLAASGPEADVVLSTRVRLARNLADVPFTHRAEPRDHERTVDVVRWALTDTGYLENGKFLQNEQLADPQCQYLIERHLASPDFIASKAKRGFYVGNDEATSLMINEEDHLRFQVMASGLDFPEAFTAAAALDEKLESQLQYAFSPEFGFLTACPTNLGTGMRASVLVHLPALVITREIEKVLRGAIHIGLAVRGLYGEGTETKGNFFQISNQKTVGQTEWEIIETIADISRQVILYERKAREYLMKKLRVEVEDKVFRSLGLLRGARVLSSDEAINLIAGLRLGVTLGIVNEISLEQVTRLMILVRPANLQALLGENLTAAERDERRATFVRETLVHP, encoded by the coding sequence ATGAGTCCAGGCGGTTCGGTCGGGAAGTGGCTTGCGGCCTCCGGCCCGGAAGCTGACGTAGTCCTCTCCACCCGCGTCCGGCTGGCGCGGAACCTGGCCGACGTACCCTTCACCCACCGGGCAGAGCCCCGCGACCACGAACGTACCGTTGACGTCGTACGCTGGGCGCTTACCGACACCGGCTACCTGGAGAACGGCAAGTTCCTCCAGAACGAGCAGCTTGCCGACCCGCAGTGCCAGTACCTGATCGAGCGTCACCTCGCTTCGCCCGATTTCATCGCCTCCAAGGCAAAGCGCGGGTTCTACGTCGGCAACGATGAAGCCACGAGCCTGATGATCAACGAAGAAGACCACCTTCGGTTCCAGGTGATGGCATCCGGCCTCGATTTCCCCGAGGCCTTCACTGCGGCGGCGGCTCTTGATGAGAAGCTGGAGAGCCAGCTTCAGTACGCCTTCTCGCCCGAGTTCGGATTCCTGACCGCGTGCCCGACCAACCTCGGCACCGGAATGCGGGCCTCGGTTCTCGTGCACCTCCCCGCGCTGGTCATCACCCGCGAGATCGAAAAGGTGCTGCGCGGGGCCATCCATATCGGCCTCGCGGTGCGCGGCCTGTACGGCGAGGGAACTGAAACCAAGGGCAACTTCTTCCAGATTTCCAACCAGAAGACGGTCGGCCAGACCGAGTGGGAGATCATCGAGACGATCGCCGACATCAGTCGGCAGGTGATTCTGTACGAGCGGAAGGCGCGTGAGTACCTGATGAAGAAGCTGCGGGTCGAGGTCGAAGACAAGGTCTTCCGGTCGCTTGGCCTGTTGCGGGGCGCGCGCGTCCTCTCTTCGGACGAGGCGATAAACCTGATTGCCGGCCTCAGGCTCGGAGTCACCCTTGGCATAGTCAACGAGATCAGCCTGGAGCAGGTGACGCGGCTGATGATACTTGTCCGTCCTGCGAACCTGCAGGCGCTGCTGGGCGAGAACCTGACCGCGGCGGAACGCGACGAGCGCCGCGCCACATTCGTCCGAGAGACGCTGGTGCATCCGTGA
- a CDS encoding ABC transporter ATP-binding protein, with product MSEQKQWSSGPVNQCSAGSSALDHSTTAPLDHTPVLQATDVWRVFETGTERLEILRGVDLEVQRGDLVAILGPSGTGKSTLLHVLGALDRPTRGRVLLDSLDVFSYPESELHEVRNRKLGFVFQFHHLLSEFTVLENVAMPLLVAGVARAEALVRAHKVLEEIGFTSRLTHRPAELSGGEQARAAMGRALVNDPAVILADEPTGNLDTTSAAALVDLMVRLSNERKMTILVVTHNQAVADRATRRLHLAAGKLDEESNH from the coding sequence ATGAGTGAGCAGAAGCAGTGGTCTAGTGGTCCAGTGAACCAGTGTTCGGCCGGGAGTTCGGCACTTGACCACTCGACCACGGCGCCACTCGACCACACGCCTGTCCTTCAGGCGACCGATGTCTGGCGCGTATTCGAAACCGGGACGGAGCGGCTTGAAATCCTGCGGGGTGTCGATCTGGAAGTGCAGCGCGGCGACCTGGTGGCCATTCTCGGTCCTTCGGGCACCGGCAAGTCAACCCTGCTGCACGTTCTCGGCGCTCTGGATCGGCCCACCAGAGGCCGGGTGCTGCTTGATTCACTGGATGTTTTCAGCTACCCTGAGTCGGAGCTGCACGAGGTGAGAAACCGGAAACTGGGCTTTGTGTTCCAGTTCCACCACCTGCTCTCCGAGTTCACGGTTCTCGAGAATGTGGCGATGCCGCTGTTGGTGGCGGGTGTTGCCCGTGCCGAGGCGTTGGTCAGGGCGCACAAAGTACTCGAGGAGATCGGGTTCACCTCCCGCCTGACCCATCGTCCGGCTGAGCTGTCGGGCGGCGAGCAGGCGCGCGCCGCCATGGGCCGGGCGCTGGTGAACGACCCGGCAGTAATCCTGGCGGACGAACCGACCGGTAACCTCGATACGACGTCGGCGGCCGCCCTGGTCGACTTGATGGTGCGCTTGAGCAACGAAAGGAAGATGACGATTCTGGTCGTGACTCACAACCAGGCGGTTGCGGACCGGGCGACGCGACGGCTGCATCTCGCCGCAGGGAAGCTCGATGAGGAATCCAACCACTAG
- a CDS encoding ABC transporter permease, whose product MRFELFMARRYLRGRGRRTFSGITAIAMGGVFVGVAAIIIVLSVENGFHQELKDRILGATPHVVVAKYSFEPIPYPAGGGDSLQQEIARVPGVLSVAPFIYAKTLVRTENGVEGVVVRGVDPEYEDDITDISGTIVQGQFDFDSSGVVIGIELARILGLSIGDSLNLASPFGGTMTAFGFLPRTKYFVVNGIFDCGMYEYNSSFVYLSLAGIQQFLGMEKMVTGFELRVRDVYAAARIGRRITRQLGYPYRATDWIMQNRNLFTALRLEKVVTFIVLVLIVLVAAFNIIGMLTMMVIRKTREIGILKAMGAKSSTVTRIFILAGGFIGIIGTVTGSVFGLVACWLLNKYRFVSLPGDVYFIKNLPVQVMVQDVTLVCISAIAITFAATIYPALQAARLVPLEAIRYE is encoded by the coding sequence ATGAGATTCGAACTCTTCATGGCGCGGCGGTACCTGCGCGGCAGGGGCAGGCGCACTTTCTCCGGCATAACCGCGATTGCGATGGGTGGCGTGTTCGTCGGCGTTGCGGCAATCATCATCGTTCTCTCGGTCGAGAACGGATTCCACCAGGAGCTGAAGGATCGGATTCTCGGCGCTACCCCGCATGTGGTTGTGGCCAAGTATTCGTTCGAGCCGATCCCGTATCCGGCCGGCGGAGGCGACTCGCTCCAGCAGGAGATTGCCCGGGTTCCGGGTGTCCTGTCGGTCGCTCCGTTCATCTACGCCAAGACGTTGGTAAGGACCGAGAACGGGGTCGAGGGTGTCGTGGTTCGCGGCGTCGATCCGGAGTACGAAGACGATATCACCGACATATCCGGCACCATTGTCCAGGGGCAGTTCGACTTTGACTCGAGCGGGGTTGTCATCGGCATCGAATTGGCGCGTATACTCGGGCTTTCCATCGGTGACTCGCTGAACCTCGCTTCGCCCTTCGGCGGGACGATGACCGCCTTCGGCTTCCTGCCCCGCACCAAGTACTTCGTCGTGAACGGCATCTTCGACTGCGGCATGTACGAGTACAATTCGAGCTTCGTCTACCTTTCGCTGGCCGGAATCCAGCAGTTCCTCGGCATGGAGAAAATGGTTACCGGGTTCGAGTTACGCGTGCGTGACGTCTACGCTGCGGCCCGCATCGGGCGGCGCATCACGCGGCAGCTTGGATACCCGTATCGCGCTACCGACTGGATAATGCAGAACCGCAATCTCTTCACCGCTTTGCGCCTGGAAAAGGTCGTTACGTTCATCGTGCTGGTGCTGATCGTGCTGGTTGCCGCGTTCAACATCATCGGCATGCTGACGATGATGGTCATCCGCAAGACCCGCGAGATAGGTATCCTGAAAGCGATGGGGGCCAAGTCCTCAACCGTGACGCGCATCTTCATACTGGCCGGCGGGTTCATCGGTATCATCGGTACCGTTACGGGTTCGGTCTTCGGCCTGGTCGCATGCTGGCTGCTGAACAAGTATCGCTTCGTCTCTTTGCCCGGCGACGTCTACTTCATCAAGAACCTGCCGGTGCAGGTCATGGTGCAGGATGTGACGTTAGTCTGTATCTCGGCTATTGCTATTACCTTTGCCGCCACCATCTATCCGGCGCTGCAGGCAGCGAGGCTCGTGCCGCTGGAGGCGATAAGGTATGAGTGA
- the lysS gene encoding lysine--tRNA ligase, which translates to MSDNPQEQQPPTQTSGHDREVRLGKLAKLREAGVNPYAYKWERTHTNAKAIAEFEDLSGQGQSPAPGAPQSGTAPLPTPLFAVSVAGRLMSRREHGKTQFGHIQDETGRLQLYLRKDTLGEQAFANLGLLDLGDFVGARGEMFRTKTGEVTVNVKELVLLTKSLHPLPEKFHGLTDVEMRYRQRYVDLIVNQESRQVLLNRTKITGLVRRFLSERGFAEVETPILQPIYGGAAARPFETFYNVLEQKMFMRISDELYLKRLIVGGLEKVFEIGKDFRNEGLDRTHNPEFTQMELYWAYADYNDVLALVEELFKFLAMEVCGKTELPFGDHIVDFGRPWQRMKFVDTLAARIETDPMKLSMPMLRKVAARFNVQTTEDISRAKLLDKLFSELIQDHIIDPTFVMDHPKVTTPLAKSHRDNPELVERFEPVVCGMELGNAFSELNDPAEQRERFEEGVALNEEFATVDEDYCTALEFGMPPTGGLGLGIDRIAMLLTNSPTIRDVILFPQLRPQKES; encoded by the coding sequence ATGAGCGACAACCCACAGGAGCAACAACCACCGACTCAGACCAGCGGCCATGACCGCGAAGTCAGGCTCGGCAAACTCGCGAAGTTGCGCGAGGCCGGTGTCAATCCTTACGCGTACAAGTGGGAACGGACCCACACGAATGCGAAGGCGATAGCGGAGTTCGAGGATCTGAGCGGGCAGGGACAGTCTCCGGCGCCAGGAGCGCCGCAATCCGGTACAGCCCCTCTGCCCACGCCCCTGTTCGCAGTGAGCGTTGCGGGCAGGCTGATGTCGCGGCGGGAGCACGGGAAGACCCAGTTCGGCCACATCCAGGACGAAACCGGGAGACTGCAGCTCTACCTGCGGAAGGACACCCTGGGCGAGCAGGCGTTCGCGAACCTTGGTCTGCTCGACCTAGGCGACTTCGTGGGAGCGCGGGGCGAGATGTTCCGCACCAAGACCGGGGAGGTGACGGTCAACGTGAAGGAACTGGTTCTCCTCACAAAGTCGCTACATCCGCTGCCGGAGAAGTTCCACGGTCTGACAGATGTCGAAATGCGCTATCGGCAGCGCTACGTTGACCTTATTGTCAATCAGGAGTCGCGGCAGGTGCTGCTGAATCGGACCAAGATCACCGGGCTCGTGCGGCGGTTCCTTTCCGAGCGCGGGTTTGCCGAGGTCGAGACGCCGATTCTGCAGCCGATCTACGGCGGTGCCGCAGCCCGTCCGTTTGAGACATTCTACAACGTGCTCGAGCAGAAGATGTTCATGCGGATTTCCGACGAGCTGTACCTGAAGCGGCTGATCGTCGGCGGGTTGGAGAAGGTCTTCGAAATCGGCAAGGATTTCCGCAACGAGGGACTGGACCGGACGCACAATCCCGAGTTCACCCAGATGGAGCTCTACTGGGCCTATGCCGACTACAATGACGTGCTCGCGCTGGTCGAGGAGCTGTTCAAGTTCCTCGCCATGGAGGTCTGCGGCAAGACGGAGCTACCGTTCGGCGACCACATCGTTGATTTCGGCAGACCCTGGCAGCGGATGAAATTCGTGGACACGCTGGCAGCGCGGATTGAGACGGACCCGATGAAGCTCTCCATGCCGATGCTGAGGAAGGTCGCGGCGCGCTTCAACGTTCAGACCACGGAGGACATTTCCCGCGCCAAGCTGCTGGACAAGCTCTTCTCCGAGCTGATACAGGACCACATCATTGACCCGACCTTCGTGATGGACCATCCGAAGGTGACGACGCCGCTGGCCAAGAGCCACCGCGACAACCCGGAACTGGTCGAGCGGTTCGAGCCGGTGGTATGCGGCATGGAACTGGGCAACGCGTTCTCTGAGCTGAACGACCCGGCCGAGCAGCGGGAGCGGTTCGAGGAGGGCGTGGCTCTGAATGAGGAGTTTGCGACGGTGGACGAGGACTACTGCACCGCGCTCGAGTTCGGCATGCCGCCGACCGGCGGCCTCGGACTGGGGATTGACCGGATTGCCATGCTGCTGACGAACTCACCGACCATCAGAGACGTGATTCTCTTTCCGCAACTCCGGCCTCAGAAAGAATCCTGA